The region ATTTGCAAATGGAATTTGATTTCCCATTTGAACATCATTATCTAATTGATTGTCTTTCCAATTCTAAACTTCAGAAATTCCAGCTGATCATTCAACTAAAAAATTAGCCTTTGAATAAGTTTGattcaaaataatattatgaATCTAACccatgaatattataaaaaaaattataaatgggAAGTAAGATTTTGAAAAACCCTTTTAgctacatgagaaaaattataaaaaaatggaatGAGCAATGTTGAAATCTGGGACCGACAAAAGAGGTAAGACGGCATAAGTTGTAATGCTAACATTTACACATTCATATACTAATGTAAAACCTTATGCTTCCACTACAagtaaactatatatatatcatcaacatGTACCCTGTTTCAGATTCTATGCTAGTCAGAGTCAGCAATAACCAGAGAGATGATCAACCACCATAATCGAGAGGGGGCTGGAAAGGGCCGCGAATACTTATCCTTTGGTTCTCATAATCGTGATGCTGCCTTTACCACCTTCGGTACGTATTTTAGTTTTGCCAACAACAAGCTTCCCGGAAAAAGCTGAAGTCGGTAGATCTTCGTTGCTTTGTTTCGGTTTTGACGGTGGGGGTGTTTGGATTCGCTGGTTTATATCCTTGAGGGTCACGTCTCCGTGGAAACCGCAGGGTTTAATGAAAGCAAATGGGTAGGCAATTGAAGATGGCAGTTTAGTGGGAGGACATATGAATGACTTCCTACCTAAATAAGCAAAAACACAATGTTCTTACGTGTTGATACCACAAATAAGACGTCTCAAAAGCATAACGAACACAAAGGTTACCTTTGAAAACAACATTTTTAGGGGTTTGAGTTGCCTGTTTTTGAACAGCATCGGGGCCAGACTCAGGTTGGGCATTGAAATACTCTATGAACATGGAAACAATGTTGTTAAAAAGTGAATATAACAACTCGTAGAGAAAGACGACAATCATGAAGGCACGGAACAGGAATCATTTACCCGAAATATCGATTTGAATGTCAGATGAGGTGTTAAGGTTCCTGAATCTCATATATTAAGGCAATCAGAATATATTAATATAACGATGAAacgaaaatgttgaaaacccatAGAAGCATACATATCATTAGAGCTAAGAAGCATCTCCGCATCGTTGAAATATTCAGCAAGCCACCCTTCACACAACTGATCTAAGCCCTCATAACTGAAAGCCGAAGCATCCTCTGCAAAATGTTGTTACAATTAAAAACCCGAGTATGCATTCGATTCAAGTTGATTATTATTTGTACGAAAACGGAAAACCTGAAAATCCAGCAACCCGCTGAGACGCATCAGGTAAAACCTCTGCCAGCAACTCATCCCTCTCCTAAACATTGAAAgaagaaacaaataaacaaaagcaTGTAAATAACACAACAGGAAAGTAACTTGATACCAATCCAACGGAACTCACTCTTGATTTTAGAAACGTAGATGGCATTTCATCACAGAAAAGGGAAGAATCTACTTCAAAAGTGTCGAATTGAAGCACTCTACGTCTTTTAAGTCCAGAAGAGGTCTCCCTCGTATCCTCAGTTTCCTTGCTAATATCATCTGAAGTTCACAATCTTACTATTACtttaaaagaaagagaagaacagatgttaaataaaaacaagaaaagtTTCAAAGAAAACTAAGGAAGAAAACTACCATTACAGGTATAATGGTATGAGAGATCACCACATTCCTTAACAGGGGTCGTTTCATTGAACATGTAGGAAAGGTCTTCCTCATTCAGGGTCATCGGAGTCCATACACCTTGGAATGCATCTGCATAGATATTATTCATACATCATTTTGGTTACTTCAAAACTATTAGCTTGAAATCATCAACAACAGAGGCAATAATTTACCAGAATCAGAGTTCTTTTGAACACCATAATTCTCCGCATGCCAATCCCAAGGACTTCTGGTATTGCTACCAatcaaataataaacataaatatacatacatacatacatacatacatacatacatacatacatacacccACACACGCACACACGCGCACATACATGCACGCACACCCACACACATAGCTGAATGATATTCAGGCCAAAGCAGAGAGAGGCAATGCAAATGGACTTCACAATGAATCATCCAATGCAGTACCTAAAAGTGGAATCCATGTTTACATCTCACAAGCATTAAGCAAAATCTTACATAGGGTTTACAACAGTATAAGTTCGTAATTAAGTCACCAATTCACCAAGATAATCCATCCATCATATTACAAGTCAATTATGAAACAACAGCAAACAGTTAACATTTCCACCTCAAAAGTAAAAATTGAAGCATTGGATCCAATAACAGTGACTCAAACAAGCATCCCATGTAGAATCACAGAAAGGATACAATGTTATTCAGCAGTGATGTTTAAGCTAATAAAAAAccacaaaaaggaaaaaaacaacaacaacaaaaaaaacacAGTGACCCCCACCATTTTCATCAGAGCCCACACCTTCATTTCACTCTCTCAATTACCCATTTCAGTCACAGTAAAAATCAAAGCAAACCCATTTCTAAACGAAGCATTTAAtccataaaaaaaacttaaatcaaAGAAAAACATAAGTTCATCCTCAAATGAAAtgctaaaaaagaaaataaaaaacccaGAAACAAACATCAGAAACACATGCATTTTAAACCCATAAGAACACGAAATAGAAAAAAGGAATTTACTGATCATTGTTGTAATCCATTTCTTCAGCTTTCCTTTCAAAACTGAACCAAACCAACCCTTCTATTtccccctctttttttttctcagtcTTCACTTCTTCAACAACACCGCCAAAAGTAGCCGTTACACAGAGATGgacattttcctttttctctgaGTCTTTCACTATTTATCAAAGGCAAAGGGAACGAACCCAACAACACgaatttcttttttccttttttgctttTGACGAGGGGGGCGTGATACACGGGATATTGGGCTGCGGTTGAATCAGGCGCGTGGTTTTCGGGAATCGACAAAAGCAGCAATggtatatacacacacacacacactaaGAACAACGTGAGAGAGAAACAAGGGGTGCTGCTCTGTAAGGAAAAGATGGGATCGTGCTTTTAGTTGCGGGGAGAATAAGGTGACTATCATCGCCTAAAGATAAAATGGGTCCCTTTATTCTGCcattaaaattaatgaaatttattgagtttttttataCGTATATAGTATAGATATTTAATTTAGGGTAAATCTACACcaaggtcattaaattattagtaaatgtatattttagtcacttaattttaaaatgttaaaaaatgatcactaaactattcagaagttttcatttaagtcattgggctgTTAATTCCTTTTAAAAGTGCAACTAACGAGCTCCAAGCGACCATTCAGTGATCAGTACCCATTGACAAGTAGAATAACATACTTTAGATCTAAGTCAATCGAACAGTTGTCGAAGATTTAACCCTTATTTGAGAACTTTTGTAAATATTAAGTCCTTATATCAGCAACCCCTAAAAGGTTAGACCAAATTTAAGTCTTTAACCCCCAAaagttgaaaaattttcaaaatagatgattaaaatataaatttagtaatagATTAGTAATTTTGGGTGTAATTCACCCTTTCTTTTATGCATGCATGTGGACGAATTCTATAGTTGGTACTTATATTCTATGCTAAAATTGGGTGTTTTGATCGATGAATAACAGATAAAATCAGTGTAATTTCCCATTTATCATTAGTTGGATTTAATGGATTTGGAATCGagattttcaattaaaaataagatgtattttttttattaaataagtaTCACTATTCAATATGGTAAGTAGTTAATGGAAACatgtatttgttttataatttgtggctcataatgtttatatttattatatttgattgatttttattattttatatcttttatataaataCATGATTAAATTTAAACTCATGCATTAGTTTATTTTTCACTCAAATTGTGATTTGTGaatatatcataatttaataCGATTTAAAGCTATAATAATAAGAATGAATCCCACAATCATCATCATTTATTCAGACTTGAAAGACAAAATAAATTTCAACAGGGCTTAtacataatttatcattaaattcacccatttcttttattcaatttatctCACCAACCaatttattttttactaattaaattgattttgtattaattattttaaatctcGTCCTATGAGTTTCTTTTCTAGAAttataattttgaatattttttatttaatttataattcttttCATTAATACTATGGGATGTGTCTCGAATTTTCGAACAAATCATTTTTGGACAAATCAGAGAAGAAATAAAATCAACATCACGCCGAGGAGGAGCACGACGTTCCCAACAACGCGACGGATGACGTCCGGACGTGGCGACATGTACTCAACTTAAATCGGGTTtattctcctagttaaactctaccatctttttctagttaaatTATGATTAGTCTAGGaatattttagtcatattagGACTTTAATATTAACCTATTTAAAGGTTGTaactgttgttccaatagggtcggaagcgtgtaaattattgtactaaaaaatcacacaaagttcaattcccaggaaagagaggtggatcacatagatctcttaaataccaagtctttccttagacagaatatcccttctatagtaatttaatagcacaattaaatactactattataccctcaaatattgaaagaaaaataggacaagaaagaacacaagagttttaacgaggttcgataaattatacctacgtcctcgggcactaacaccagatgataactttactatctccaaagtattacaaacaaatagaattccttaagaattctcaaatgggagaagagagaaaactaagagagaaagattggttgggatgaattgaaatgagaaatgagaaggcttatttatagttgaggttcaaggaccaaacaataaatagcccattatctcaaggaccaaaaaaaattatcccttgccacttttccaaagttggtggttgtcattattgattgtctcccattaatgttaatggcaaccattattaattgtcttccattaatgttaacaatctccaccttgaagatttgattaggataatcacatcttcacacacttccttcaactccccaaattcgataaagctatcttttgtagtgcctacaaatgcgctctcgagcgccatacacctgaaggtgctcaaattctcaggatgttaatcaagttcaaacaatgattaaacttgattgttgttaccaccttggtcatcatatctgcgggattatctgctgtcgaaatcttctgaagtagaatttttcctttttcaaagacttcccgcacaaagtgatatcttacgtcgatatgcttggttcttgaatgatagacttgatttttcgctaaatgaatagcgctctgactgtcacaatataaacttatgtgactttgaacaactcctaagtctttcaacaatccattaagccaaatagcctccttaacagcttctgtaactgccatatattctgcctctgtagtagacacagctactgtagactgtaaggtagacttccaactcactggggctttcgcaagagtaaacagataccccgtagttgaacgacgtttatctaaatcaccagcaaagtcggaatcaacatatccaactacaaactgaccaagtgcttcatcctgttcaaaaattaaaccaacatctacggtttttcgaagataccgtagaatccatttcacagcttgccaatgtccttttctaggatcatgcatatacctgctcacaactccaacagcttgtgaaatgtcaggcctcgtacacaccatcacatacatcaaactcccaactgcattagcatatgggactttcgccatatattctctttcatcttcagtcttcggagataattgagcactaagtttcaaatgagaagcaagtggggtacttacatgttttgtgttttcatttacaccaaaacattgtaataccttttttagatattgcttctgatttaaacagagcttgcctctcggtctatctctacttatctccatgccgagaatcttcttggcctcacctagatctttcgtctcgaactcttgattcaactgagccttcagcttatctatctcattttggctcttcgaagcgattaacatatcatcaacatataagagtagataaatgaaagatccgtcatgcagcttctgcaaatatacacaattgtcatatttgcttcttgtgtacttctgtcttctcataaagctatcaaatcgcttgtaccactgcctcggggattgcttcaatccatatagcgatttgttaagcttacaaacccaatttctaccaccagcatctgtgtatccttcgggctgagttatatagatctcctcttctaactcaccatgcaaggaagccgtcttaacatcaagttgagctagctccaaattcaactgtgctaccaaggccaacaaagttctaatggaggaatgcttcacaacaggggaaaatacatcattgtagtcaattccctccttctgagcgtagcctttagctaccaatcttgccttgtagcgaatatccttcttgctaggagatccatctttctttgcgaatacccacttgcatccgattgcccttttacctttcggtaattgcgccaactcctaagtattgttcttccggagagactgcatttcttcatccatggcacttttctatttatcactttctaagctttgcattgcttcttgataagtgataggaatatcatcaacaacgggaagggcgtaggccaccatatcagtaaatcgagcaggtttacgaatttctctccgtggccttgcaactgcaactggttctggtgtacttagtggttcttgggtcagaacctcttcaacctctaattcctccattgtggctggagaattagacttattaactgggcaaatccccatctgctcaaactccacctgttttggagtacactccacctgctgtggagtattgctcgtctgaatatctttatctgctacctttttcaatgtggcagattcatcaaaggtaacatctctgctacagatcattttctttgtgcttaagcaccaaagacgaaatcccttcactccagaagtgattcccataaagagagctttcttttcCCTCGGAtttaactttgactccttcacatggtaatatgcagtggttccaaacacatgtaatgaatcataatctgtaggcggttttccagaccatacctccataggagtttttctttctaatgcagatgatggcaaatgattaacaagatggccagcgtatgtcacagcctcagcccaaaattgcttgcccaacccagcattggacaacatacatcgaactttctccagcaatgttcgattcatacactctgccaatccattctgctgtggtgtatccctaactgtgaagtgtcgaacaataccatactcttggcacacattgaagaacggatcacttttatattcccctccattttCCGTCCTAAGcagcttgattttcttgccagtctggttttcgatcatagttttccatttaaaaaaaactctaagcacttcatccttagttctcatggtatacacccaaactcttctggaaaagtcatcaacaaaagtaacaaagtagtgttttcctcccaatgaaggtgtcttggaaggcccccacacatctgagtgaacatattccaaaataccttttgtattatagatagcagtaccgaatttcactctcttttgctttcccagaacacaatgctcgcaaaattttaatttgcaagcctttgcacctttcaacaatccttgctttgccagaatttgcaaggatttttcgctggcatgtcccaacttcatatgccacaactgcattgagtccaattctttgttaccgaaagctgtagcgactgctccaataactgtactaccttggtagtaatacaagttatttttcctgatgcccttcaatatcacaagtgcgccagatgtcactttcaaaaccccatctctcatagtaacaactgaaccattggattctaaggctcccaatgagatgagatttttcttcaaactgggcacgtaccgaacatcagtcagaactctggttgatccatcttgattctttaattggattgaacctatcccaacagttttacaggcattgtcattgcccatataaacaactcctccatttagttctattaaatcagagaaccactcccggttaggggacatatgataggtacaacccgaatccaatatccactcatctgaatggaacgacgatgattatgcaaccagtgatagttcagagtcactagtatcatgcttagcaacacaagcatctacagcagcttttccttTATTCTTCAACTTtagacaatttttcttccagtggcctttctcatgacaaaaagcacattcatctttcccgagtctggactttgactttgatctccccttttgagttttcttccgagtgtatgaacgacctcggactactaaagcttctgtatctctgattgagtttttctgtttctccttctttctctgttcataactgtataaggccgcacagacttcgctcagagatatatcactcctgccatgaagtagagtagtttctaggaactcaaactcctcaggaagtgaccccaacagcatcaaagccaaatcttcatctttgaatgtctcatccatattcagcaaatcagtgactaactgattaaatttggtgatgtgatcattcattgtagtacttgggacgtatgtgaagcgaaacagtcttttcttcaagtggagcttattttgactgtttttcttaaaaaaattttcttcaagtgccacccacaacttatttgcagaagtctcctttgaaaaagcatacctctgctttcgagaaaggcatgatcgaattgtaccacatgccaaccgattgatcgccttccaatctttctcctgtacatcatctggtttctcttcatcaatggcaatgtctagaccctgctgaaaaagggcatctagaacctcactttgccacataccaaaatggcccgtgccatcaaagatctccacggccaatcttgcatttgcaattgtcggtcttgtccacatggacgatgttgaagctcctacaccgaccgttttctccataatctttcaatatacctaaggaaatcttttctgatgtggaagatcagtttaaactgcaaccacagagcatactacgattaaccttcggctcttgataccacttgttgttccaatagggtcggaagcgtgtaaattattgtactaaaaatcacacaaagttcaattcccaggaaagagaggtggatcacatggatctcttaaataccaagtctttccttagacagaatatcccttctatagtaatttaatagcacaattaaatactactattataccctcaaatattgaaagaaaaataggacaagaaagaacacaagagttttaacgaggttcgataaattatacctacgtcctcgggcactaacaccagatgataactttactatctccaaagtattacaaacaaatagaattccttaagaattctcaaatgggagaagagagaaaactaagagagaaagattggttgggatgaattgaaatgagaaatgagaaggcctatttatagttgaggttcaaggaccaaacaataaatagcccattatctcaaggaccaaaaaaaattatcccttgccacttttccaaagttggtggttgtcattattgattgtctcccattaatgttaatggcaaccattattaattgtcttccattaatgttaacagtaACCCTGTTTAGAGAGTtaacaaaataactattttatgaagAGCTTTGGAGAGTGTTTTTTTTTAGATAACTTTTTATACGGGTTTTGAGTTTTGCTCTTTGGATTAttttctccatcttgtactccTTTTCGACTTTTGACAGTTTTTAGTGAAGCTTTCTTTTCacgtggtttttatcctcttcgaaGGAGTTTTCCATAGTAAATTTCGCGTGTTCGATTTTCTCTACTTTTCTTACTCGTTGTTTATATGGGTCAATCCCCaacaaatacaaaatattaacaaaaagaaaatattcaCAATCTTTACGAGATCTCATGAATTTACTAATTCCCGTTAgcgataaatataaaaaaatatacatgaattttgatctaATATAAAATgtcatacatgaattttgattttgtgtgactttatatataaaattttagcttgattcaatttttacaaatCATTAGCAACAGTATTGAATTAGCACCCTTTTACGTTGATACATTGCATATACAAACGACtatatattaatccaatatgaagataaatatatgtatttatttcttaaattgtATTTATGCCAGCTACAACTCACACAAACGACTATGTTCTTCTTTGTGGTTGTAGCTGGAAGAACAACAAAAAAGCTTCAGGTATGCCATTTAGATCAAACGTATGCCATTTAGAACCCCCAATGCTTAGCTCATTGGTGATACGTAAGAATTATTTACTAGTGATGTATGTGACGGTAATCAAATTTTACAATGATGTGTGAGCTGTAGAGGTACTCATGGCCGGgcgggcccggcctggcccgatgGCCCGTCTGAAATATGGGAAAGttttggtaaaaatataggtcgaaatatgggcttggacaaaaaaatgaggcccgtttagaaaatgggtcgggcctcTGGCATaattttttggcccgggccggcccgatataataaatatatttattttttaaaatatttttaaaatgcttttttttaattttaaaatatttttaaaatacttttttttatttttttaaaaaatatttttaaaatacttttaaaaattttttaatttttaaaataaatttttggtattttattaaaaaaatgggccgggccaggcccgggcttatgatttttCCCGGGCCGGacctgggcaaaattttaggcccatatttcgggccaagCCAAGGCcgggctgaaatttttttatgagCCCGGCCCATTAGCACCTCTAGTGAGTTGTACTAAAATTgaacaattaaaaagaaaaatatctaGACCTTTCTCTTTGTCTAAGGTTAATGGACCCTTTCAAATGGAAGATCCCTATAGGATATCAATGGATCTTGTCAACTAGAGTATCCCTATAAGGATGACATATGGATAATACAGATTACAGTTGGCCGAGCCTAATTCTAATTGTTTTGTTCTGAAGTAAAGATATTCACAGGGTAATTCACTCTATTCAATTATTTACAATCGAGAAATATTTGATTCTCTTTTGGATAGGTTCTGATGGAGAAGGAAAGTTGGAACGCCATCCAACGTCTATTATTGAAGTCACCCGATCTTATAGTACCTATTTTTAGAATGTCCAGTGTCAAAGTCAATACACTTCCTGtctatatttgaattttttaaattgacttaccatatttgattgttgaattttataatataaattttaattatataatattaaaggtGTGAATATATCGTTTTTATTTCacgaataattttaaaaaaattgacatatatatttttaaatatatatttttaaaacattttactatactcttatacttatcaaaatttttaatattatttgtgtaaattaaaaatttcatagtatgtcaaataattttaaaaatattattatttttaattaagtccaactcaattttacttttctttttaagaaaataaaagcatacaaataaataaattaaggttttcttttcattttgaaaGTCAACCCCTTGCCCTCTAAATACGTCAAGCCCATATTCTGAACCCACAATGCGGTTCAACAAGGGCACATAGGTTGGCTATGAGGTTATCTTTGACTTTTCCTCTAATTATATCTTACGTGTCacaatttacaaattaaaatataactttcAATCCTTTcaaacaaatatatacataattgATTGGGATAGTTGCAAGGACGGAGTTAGAAAATTATTCTAGGAGGATTAGAGATGAATGGTGAATtttgatattaaaatataattttatttttatattaatttataatttttttaaaaatttaaagtgaTAACAAGGCAAAATTATCCTTTTTGGGGGTCAAGATCACTGCCTATTCTTGTCTACGCTCTTGTCACAAgttaacttgtattttttaaattaaaaaagtaaaagattagattccaaatttatgaaaaatatatgaatttagagcatattttaatataatttaattttttaaatttataatatagatGTTCCATAATCTAATATatgcatttctttttttttaaatggtatcataataaatttagctcttaaaatttattttttgtcattttgatcttaattttttttaaatgaaaaaattgatAGGAGGATTTTAACAATGTTGATGTGGCAACCTACGTGCTATGTGATAGTTCATATGCATTTCATTACCAAAGTAGACATTTTTTAAAATCTCTAtaacttttaataatatttatgtatttctTCTTTTATAAAATACAAGGGGGTTACTATGCGATCTGTCACATTAACATCATTCAAATTTCAACAGTTCaatcaattattattttatcactaaaataataattcaactaaaatttaaaagcttaaaatcaaaatattaaaaaaaattaaggccaAAATCACAAAAAAGTATAAATgcatcaaattttatataatactaGAAATTCTATTACATATGTATAAGCATGGAAATCACAAATTTAGAGCacaaatatgtgtttaaaaataacatacaataaacaaTGCAACGTACGGTTTggaactaattaatcataataacacatgaaatatgtacgatattaaaataaaaaaaataaaattctgagtaaaataaaatttaaacacataaatacatcatctaaacaatactaaatgcaccacaattatttattatgattttgttatCAATTGTGAGTTAGTGTTGAGTTAACTTGTAACACaaatttaattaacaatattattatatgtgtGTGGAAACCATATATAATTAGAACATagatttgtgtttaaaaataacagaccctaaaccctaaataataacacatgaaatatatacgatattaaattgtaaataaaacgaaatttaaacacatgGATACATGATC is a window of Gossypium hirsutum isolate 1008001.06 chromosome D08, Gossypium_hirsutum_v2.1, whole genome shotgun sequence DNA encoding:
- the LOC107962811 gene encoding protein XRI1 isoform X4; translated protein: MDYNNDQSPWDWHAENYGVQKNSDSDAFQGVWTPMTLNEEDLSYMFNETTPVKECGDLSYHYTYDISKETEDTRETSSGLKRRRVLQFDTFEVDSSLFCDEMPSTFLKSRERDELLAEVLPDASQRVAGFSEDASAFSYEGLDQLCEGWLAEYFNDAEMLLSSNDMNLNTSSDIQIDISEYFNAQPESGPDAVQKQATQTPKNVVFKGRKSFICPPTKLPSSIAYPFAFIKPCGFHGDVTLKDINQRIQTPPPSKPKQSNEDLPTSAFSGKLVVGKTKIRTEGGKGSITIMRTKG
- the LOC107962811 gene encoding protein XRI1 isoform X6, whose protein sequence is MINAFQGVWTPMTLNEEDLSYMFNETTPVKECGDLSYHYTYDISKETEDTRETSSGLKRRRVLQFDTFEVDSSLFCDEMPSTFLKSRERDELLAEVLPDASQRVAGFSEDASAFSYEGLDQLCEGWLAEYFNDAEMLLSSNDMNLNTSSDIQIDISEYFNAQPESGPDAVQKQATQTPKNVVFKGRKSFICPPTKLPSSIAYPFAFIKPCGFHGDVTLKDINQRIQTPPPSKPKQSNEDLPTSAFSGKLVVGKTKIRTEGGKGSITIMRTKG
- the LOC107962811 gene encoding protein XRI1 isoform X3, with the translated sequence MDYNNDQSPWDWHAENYGVQKNSDSDAFQGVWTPMTLNEEDLSYMFNETTPVKECGDLSYHYTCNDDISKETEDTRETSSGLKRRRVLQFDTFEVDSSLFCDEMPSTFLKSRERDELLAEVLPDASQRVAGFSEDASAFSYEGLDQLCEGWLAEYFNDAEMLLSSNDMNLNTSSDIQIDISEYFNAQPESGPDAVQKQATQTPKNVVFKGRKSFICPPTKLPSSIAYPFAFIKPCGFHGDVTLKDINQRIQTPPPSKPKQSNEDLPTSAFSGKLVVGKTKIRTEGGKGSITIMRTKG
- the LOC107962811 gene encoding protein XRI1 isoform X2 → MDYNNDHNTRSPWDWHAENYGVQKNSDSDAFQGVWTPMTLNEEDLSYMFNETTPVKECGDLSYHYTYDISKETEDTRETSSGLKRRRVLQFDTFEVDSSLFCDEMPSTFLKSRERDELLAEVLPDASQRVAGFSEDASAFSYEGLDQLCEGWLAEYFNDAEMLLSSNDMNLNTSSDIQIDISEYFNAQPESGPDAVQKQATQTPKNVVFKGRKSFICPPTKLPSSIAYPFAFIKPCGFHGDVTLKDINQRIQTPPPSKPKQSNEDLPTSAFSGKLVVGKTKIRTEGGKGSITIMRTKG
- the LOC107962811 gene encoding protein XRI1 isoform X1; translated protein: MDYNNDHNTRSPWDWHAENYGVQKNSDSDAFQGVWTPMTLNEEDLSYMFNETTPVKECGDLSYHYTCNDDISKETEDTRETSSGLKRRRVLQFDTFEVDSSLFCDEMPSTFLKSRERDELLAEVLPDASQRVAGFSEDASAFSYEGLDQLCEGWLAEYFNDAEMLLSSNDMNLNTSSDIQIDISEYFNAQPESGPDAVQKQATQTPKNVVFKGRKSFICPPTKLPSSIAYPFAFIKPCGFHGDVTLKDINQRIQTPPPSKPKQSNEDLPTSAFSGKLVVGKTKIRTEGGKGSITIMRTKG
- the LOC107962811 gene encoding protein XRI1 isoform X5, with product MINAFQGVWTPMTLNEEDLSYMFNETTPVKECGDLSYHYTCNDDISKETEDTRETSSGLKRRRVLQFDTFEVDSSLFCDEMPSTFLKSRERDELLAEVLPDASQRVAGFSEDASAFSYEGLDQLCEGWLAEYFNDAEMLLSSNDMNLNTSSDIQIDISEYFNAQPESGPDAVQKQATQTPKNVVFKGRKSFICPPTKLPSSIAYPFAFIKPCGFHGDVTLKDINQRIQTPPPSKPKQSNEDLPTSAFSGKLVVGKTKIRTEGGKGSITIMRTKG